The Raphanus sativus cultivar WK10039 chromosome 2, ASM80110v3, whole genome shotgun sequence DNA segment GATGACTTATTTAATCAGAAGGAAATTGAGTGAAAGCAacgatttttatttcattaagaGTCCCAAACATATGAAGAAAACGTTACAATATCGAATTGTTATGAACAGAAACGAATCTATGGTTGAATGGAATCGGATTTCAGAAAGGAACCATGTAGATGAAAACCAAACAAGAACAATCGGCTACTTACTACCTCTGAGGGTTCTGTGAAAATGGCCAGCGTTGATACTAGTTTCAGCGAAAGAGAGCAGCAAAGACAGAGGTGGCTTGGGGGATTTTCAAATGGGAAGTTTGGAGGAAAGCAAGGGTGTTTTGGTCATTACATATTATGAAATACACCAGGATTGTTATAGCTATTAGGGTAAAggaaatttaaaaacttaagtAGGTTACAtgattcaaattttcaaaacaacaaAGAGTGTAATAAGGAAGAAAGATGGAGACTTTAAACTGAAGTAGCACAAACGAGAAACTAACAAACTTGTTCAAGAGTCAAGACTATTCTGGTTGATACTCTTTTACCAAAGACTAGTTCCTTTTCTCTCCCTCTGCTCTTGTCCACTCCCATATGACTTTATAAGGCTGCTGCATTGAGACCTTTTTAACTCCAGAGAAAGACTTGACTCTGAAAACAGCAATCTGAGAAGCAAACCCTGGTTCCACATTACCAGACCCTCCAACACCGCTGAACTCGACGCTGTAGTTATTGCTTTTGGCGAGTTTAGATGCCCAGCGGTTAAACTGTGCTCTTGTCCATTCGAACTTGTGGTCAGGGTTCCTCAACTTACACCGCTGTGACATGGATTTGTCTTTTGAGTGAAACAGAGAAGACTTATGAAGAATTCTGTTGTACTCGTAGTTTGGTGTGGAGACAATCAGAAGCTTCGGGCGAAACAAGCTAAGAAGTGTTTTCCCAAGCTGAAAGGCTTCATCTTCCTCCATGTGCTCAATGACCTACACACATGCGGAGCTGATTTATAAGCAAAGTCAAACCAGACAATGAATATAGACAAACTTTTTGACAAGACAAGAAAGTATGAGGGTCCTGGACCTCTAAGCAAGTGGCGATGTCTATGCCATGCAGCCTGGAATCAAACTCGAGGATAGAACCATCATAGAGTTTAACAGATTTGAGGTTGCAAGCTCCCTTGTTTAACTTTGAGTCTAGCATCTGAAATCAACAATATTTCATTCAACCATCTCTTACACGGCCTATGATTTGTGTAAATGCAATTATGATGGAACAAATATCAGGTTATTATATGCATTAGACTCATCAGGTTGTGCCTCCAAGTGGAATAATTACATGGTGGCGTGTGTAAGATTTAGCATACCTTAGCAGCACGGGCAAGAGCCTTCTGTGAGATGTCCACGCCGGCAATGGTTTGAAGTGAAGTTGGAACCTCCTCAAGTAAAGACTCTAGTAAACTTCCAGATCCACATCCAAAGTCAACCTGTAATAAAGTATATAGAGGATGGAATATTCAAAAAGAAAACCACAATAAACAGAAAGACAGTAATGATGGAATAAGAAACAAGAAGAGCAATCATCATACCAAAGTAGAAGCTGATGATTCTTTGATAAGTTCCACTGCATATCCCACACGCTTTTTCGTAAGCGGAGGCTTGAAAAAAACTGCTTCAACTCGTTTTTCTGACGGCCCTTTCACTCCCAACAAACGCACACTATATTCCAAACCTGCTGGGATttctaaaagcaaaaaaaacaacacatcATCACAACTCCTCTAGCTTCGCTGGAATCTCTTATCTAAGCTCAGACAATGTTAAAGACTTACTTTCCCATGAATCATTATAAACATTTTACCTGATAAGAGTGAGCGAGTTCTCACAGTATCATTGGCAGCAGCCAATACCAACCCTTCCGCAGGCGAATTAGTTACAAAGCAAGCATACTGTCCCACGGCCATCTGAGTAACGACTGATTCAAGATGTGGATTCATGGATCCATTCCCTACTTCAAACTCCATCTCTACATTGCTTTCTATGAGTTCTTTCAAACATTTACCAGTCTTCGAAAAGTCAGAGTCTACCTCTACAGACACAGAATAGCATATGCTAACCAAGGAACCATTTGGTATAGTTTGAACACGCTTCCGTTTGCTATCCATATACATTCTCTTTGACTCAGACTTTGGCTGTTCATATCTTTTATTACTTGGAAATTTCCCTTTTATCATAATATTCCGTGTAAACATCCAATTCATTTGTCCTTTCGTATAGCAACATCCCTGTTCCGGGTCAGCATCCAGGTCATCGAAGAAGCTACTAAACCATGTCAAGGCTTTTAACGAAGCGTTTTGAACAGCATGGCTCTCCTTCTCGTAGAAGCTCCCTGGTGAACAGTCTAAAACCAAGTCCTGAGACTTTGAGAGGATCTTCACTTCGCATCTGTACCCACTCTCTAATACTGGTAGCTCCTCTTCGTCCTTGCTGTTGTAATGGTTGTAGGAATCATCTGA contains these protein-coding regions:
- the LOC108842048 gene encoding small RNA 2'-O-methyltransferase; the encoded protein is MAGGENNQALSPKATIHQTFGVKASYRTEQVRVPCQNAGLYRCHLQLPEFSVISNVFKTKNDAEQSAAELALEKLGIHPQDDITVEQAWDDIVQRIKYIFSDEFLSADHPLGSHLRATLQTDGERRGSVPLSVIAAFDAKINSRCKVINPSVDQDPILAMSYVMKAAAKLSDYIVVSPHVASLRRKNPYPPAIVEAFGHGESIQVEAVYTKCATSGEEVVDPVTLDISSGRYYLDIIAKKLGLKDSSQLIISRTFGKTSSGYECRVYSAIPKLSPDKSSKAYGKRPVDEEDQSSHFNKPWNAKASYVCGQDIHGDAIVAAVGYSWRSNDLEHDDVTLKSFYRMCCGMSPNGIYKFSRQALIAAQLPFSFTTKSTWRGPLPREMLSMFCRQQQLSEPVFTVSTAPVKPLSDILRSIKKLKDSESDDSNHQCVNEYAGSDDSYNHYNSKDEEELPVLESGYRCEVKILSKSQDLVLDCSPGSFYEKESHAVQNASLKALTWFSSFFDDLDADPEQGCCYTKGQMNWMFTRNIMIKGKFPSNKRYEQPKSESKRMYMDSKRKRVQTIPNGSLVSICYSVSVEVDSDFSKTGKCLKELIESNVEMEFEVGNGSMNPHLESVVTQMAVGQYACFVTNSPAEGLVLAAANDTVRTRSLLSEIPAGLEYSVRLLGVKGPSEKRVEAVFFKPPLTKKRVGYAVELIKESSASTLVDFGCGSGSLLESLLEEVPTSLQTIAGVDISQKALARAAKMLDSKLNKGACNLKSVKLYDGSILEFDSRLHGIDIATCLEVIEHMEEDEAFQLGKTLLSLFRPKLLIVSTPNYEYNRILHKSSLFHSKDKSMSQRCKLRNPDHKFEWTRAQFNRWASKLAKSNNYSVEFSGVGGSGNVEPGFASQIAVFRVKSFSGVKKVSMQQPYKVIWEWTRAEGEKRN